In the genome of Cryptomeria japonica chromosome 8, Sugi_1.0, whole genome shotgun sequence, one region contains:
- the LOC131034949 gene encoding uncharacterized protein LOC131034949 isoform X1: MAGKSKLLNAEKSKSIELQGKRKVDDAWHDCEVSLSSADPSSTSLNVHFMNLKNDENNVILRKEEAFACLRVRSTNLSNGECVQVKEGEEVLALQKTRTGRHYFFDAEVEKVKRLKHSNKVFCRCTFEIRWLESELKGERVTVPASSIKRLVQESIEDHPIVAAFFEAVESAKQSSLSPELPGGFRDDSVVESDIHALLEQQIEEITKLAETSENATTEERSSKNKRVNSKQIHENVNSLVERTRYGKDSNGSVPPRKSLRKGKVVSSEKVEGESVSLNVATLLHLENRPRLSPLAARAALAAAVWDLPLDKERTDNVHEGKDRDSIGPISQNLFRDQLDKVSLNLSDTYLDIKHHNKGSRVPKTAKSIARGKSSKQSSSNKLYANKDHDGRTNTKSSQVVSSDHSRLKRTYSASVAAKQEASSDIASTAKESSAMTDANVPSTEQSIRKRQRGASKEVNSTRSKSRHLGAVPTRSSPRFHVAPVSDKEETSRSLHNRETENNEPTASEDGQREINGFSAATRFNVRKPKMDKKPSDLSEQDPEGTSVLNNNGTEHYEKVNKDPQENNNNRSKRKYKEASVERTKTKSLLIDDRTEDTNGAITEGSKDSGYGIYTSDKVSLEAKKIKRAKVTTSNHVKQPLVTNGTAENSVGTVEERFQSKRASKPSTSSVKSSKTNISPTYPEISDGGDKMRQKSRSRKMSSAEEGENSKRGRASADKNLKAQRQVGSEMKEHTSRGVVTRSSPHFELLPQTRTRSQYQKITQK; the protein is encoded by the exons TTCTGCAGATCCATCATCTACATCTCTCAATGTGCATTTTATGAACttaaagaatgatgagaacaatgttATACTGCGGAAAGAGGAAGCCTTTGCCTGCCTCCGTGTGCGCTCCACAAATTTATCAAATGGTGAATGCGTACAGGTGAAAGAGGGAGAAGAAGTTCTTGCTCTACAAAAGACTCGCACAGGCAGGCATTACTTCTTTGATGCAGAGGTGGAAAAG GTAAAAAGGTTGAAGCATTCAAATAAAGTGTTCTGCAGGTGCACTTTTGAGATCAGGTGGCTTGAAAGTGAATTGAAAGGAGAAAGAGTTACGGTTCCAGCAAGCTCAATTAAACGATTGGTTCAAGAAAGCATTGAGGACCATCCCATTGTTGCAGCTTTTTTTGAAGCAGTGGAATCTGCAAAGCAGTCTTCTTTGTCACCAGAATTACCTGGAGGTTTTCGTGATGACAGTGTTGTTGAAAGTGACATCCATGCTTTGCTTGAGCAACAAATTGAAGAAATTACAAAGTTGGCAGAAACAAGTGAAAATGCCACCACTGAGGAGAGATCAAGCAAAAATAAAAGGG TTAATAGCAAACAGATTCATGAGAATGTCAATTCTTTGGTTGAACGCACTCGGTACGGTAAAGACAGCAATGGAAGTGTGCCTCCCCGCAAATCTTTGAGGAAGGGAAAAGTTGTAAGCTCAGAAAAAGTTGAGGGAGAGTCCGTCTCTTTAAATGTTGCTACATTATTACACTTAGAAAATAGGCCTCGATTAAGCCCACTTGCGGCACGTGCAGCCTTGGCTGCGGCAGTTTGGGATTTACCTCTTGATAAAGAGAGGACAGATAATGTTCATGAGGGAAAAGATCGAGATTCTATTGGTCCAATTTCCCAGAATCTGTTTAGAGATCAACTTGATAAGGTTTCCCTGAATCTTTCTGATACCTATTTAGACATAAAGCATCACAACAAAGGCAGTAGAGTTCCCAAGACTGCTAAATCTATTGCTCGAGGGAAGTCCTCAAAACAATCTAGCAGCAACAAATTGTATGCAAATAAAGATCATGATGGTCGCACAAACACAAAGAGTTCACAGGTGGTTTCCTCAGATCATTCCAGGTTAAAAAGAACATATTCGGCTTCTGTAGCAGCAAAGCAAGAAGCTTCATCAGACATTGCATCCACTGCAAAGGAGTCTTCTGCAATGACAGATGCAAATGTCCCATCAACTGAACAAAGCATAAGAAAGAGGCAGAGAGGGGCTAGCAAGGAAGTAAATTCTACAAGATCAAAAAGCAGACATTTAGGTGCTGTCCCAACTCGCTCCTCTCCAAGGTTCCATGTTGCTCCCGTGTCAGATAAAGAGGAAACATCTAGAAGTTTGCACAATAGAGAGACTGAAAATAATGAACCAACAGCATCTGAGGATGGTCAAAGAGAGATTAATGGGTTTTCTGCTGCAACTAGATTCAATGTCAGAAAGCCAAAAATG GATAAAAAACCATCTGACCTCAGTGAACAAGACCCTGAAGGTACTAGTGTGTTAAATAACAATGGTACTGAACATTATGAGAAAGTCAATAAAGATCCACAGGAAAATAACAATAATCGTAGCAAACGAAAATACAAGGAAGCATCAGTTGAAAGAACAAAGACTAAATCATTACTAATTGATGATCGTACAGAAGATACGAATGGAGCAATTACAGAAGGCTCAAAGGATAGTGGTTATGGCATATACACATCAGATAAAGTATCATTGGAGGCCAAGAAAATAAAAAGGGCAAAGGTCACAACTTCTAACCATGTCAAACAACCACTAGTGACAAATGGTACAGCTGAGAATTCCGTAGGAACCGTTGAAGAGAGATTTCAAAGCAAAAGGGCTTCTAAACCATCCACATCAAGTGTTAAAAGCTCGAAGACCAACATAAGTCCTACCTATCCGGAAATCTCTGATGGAGGAGATAAAATGAGACAAAAGTCTCGAAGTAGAAAAATGTCTTCTGCCGAGGAAG GTGAAAACTCAAAAAGAGGCAGAGCTAGTGCTGACAAGAACCTGAAAGCACAGCGGCAAGTTGGCTCAGAAATGAAAGAACATACATCTAGAGGTGTTGTAACAAGGTCATCGCCTCACTTTGAACTTCTCCCACAAACACGAACTCGTTCCCAGTACCAGAAAATCACACAGAAGTAA
- the LOC131034949 gene encoding uncharacterized protein LOC131034949 isoform X2, with protein sequence MAGKSKLLNAEKSKSIELQGKRKVDDAWHDCEVSLSSADPSSTSLNVHFMNLKNDENNVILRKEEAFACLRVRSTNLSNGECVQVKEGEEVLALQKTRTGRHYFFDAEVEKVKRLKHSNKVFCRCTFEIRWLESELKGERVTVPASSIKRLVQESIEDHPIVAAFFEAVESAKQSSLSPELPGGFRDDSVVESDIHALLEQQIEEITKLAETSENATTEERSSKNKRVNSKQIHENVNSLVERTRYGKDSNGSVPPRKSLRKGKVVSSEKVEGESVSLNVATLLHLENRPRLSPLAARAALAAAVWDLPLDKERTDNVHEGKDRDSIGPISQNLFRDQLDKVSLNLSDTYLDIKHHNKGSRVPKTAKSIARGKSSKQSSSNKLYANKDHDGRTNTKSSQVVSSDHSRLKRTYSASVAAKQEASSDIASTAKESSAMTDANVPSTEQSIRKRQRGASKEVNSTRSKSRHLGAVPTRSSPRFHVAPVSDKEETSRSLHNRETENNEPTASEDGQREINGFSAATRFNVRKPKMDKKPSDLSEQDPEEDTNGAITEGSKDSGYGIYTSDKVSLEAKKIKRAKVTTSNHVKQPLVTNGTAENSVGTVEERFQSKRASKPSTSSVKSSKTNISPTYPEISDGGDKMRQKSRSRKMSSAEEGENSKRGRASADKNLKAQRQVGSEMKEHTSRGVVTRSSPHFELLPQTRTRSQYQKITQK encoded by the exons TTCTGCAGATCCATCATCTACATCTCTCAATGTGCATTTTATGAACttaaagaatgatgagaacaatgttATACTGCGGAAAGAGGAAGCCTTTGCCTGCCTCCGTGTGCGCTCCACAAATTTATCAAATGGTGAATGCGTACAGGTGAAAGAGGGAGAAGAAGTTCTTGCTCTACAAAAGACTCGCACAGGCAGGCATTACTTCTTTGATGCAGAGGTGGAAAAG GTAAAAAGGTTGAAGCATTCAAATAAAGTGTTCTGCAGGTGCACTTTTGAGATCAGGTGGCTTGAAAGTGAATTGAAAGGAGAAAGAGTTACGGTTCCAGCAAGCTCAATTAAACGATTGGTTCAAGAAAGCATTGAGGACCATCCCATTGTTGCAGCTTTTTTTGAAGCAGTGGAATCTGCAAAGCAGTCTTCTTTGTCACCAGAATTACCTGGAGGTTTTCGTGATGACAGTGTTGTTGAAAGTGACATCCATGCTTTGCTTGAGCAACAAATTGAAGAAATTACAAAGTTGGCAGAAACAAGTGAAAATGCCACCACTGAGGAGAGATCAAGCAAAAATAAAAGGG TTAATAGCAAACAGATTCATGAGAATGTCAATTCTTTGGTTGAACGCACTCGGTACGGTAAAGACAGCAATGGAAGTGTGCCTCCCCGCAAATCTTTGAGGAAGGGAAAAGTTGTAAGCTCAGAAAAAGTTGAGGGAGAGTCCGTCTCTTTAAATGTTGCTACATTATTACACTTAGAAAATAGGCCTCGATTAAGCCCACTTGCGGCACGTGCAGCCTTGGCTGCGGCAGTTTGGGATTTACCTCTTGATAAAGAGAGGACAGATAATGTTCATGAGGGAAAAGATCGAGATTCTATTGGTCCAATTTCCCAGAATCTGTTTAGAGATCAACTTGATAAGGTTTCCCTGAATCTTTCTGATACCTATTTAGACATAAAGCATCACAACAAAGGCAGTAGAGTTCCCAAGACTGCTAAATCTATTGCTCGAGGGAAGTCCTCAAAACAATCTAGCAGCAACAAATTGTATGCAAATAAAGATCATGATGGTCGCACAAACACAAAGAGTTCACAGGTGGTTTCCTCAGATCATTCCAGGTTAAAAAGAACATATTCGGCTTCTGTAGCAGCAAAGCAAGAAGCTTCATCAGACATTGCATCCACTGCAAAGGAGTCTTCTGCAATGACAGATGCAAATGTCCCATCAACTGAACAAAGCATAAGAAAGAGGCAGAGAGGGGCTAGCAAGGAAGTAAATTCTACAAGATCAAAAAGCAGACATTTAGGTGCTGTCCCAACTCGCTCCTCTCCAAGGTTCCATGTTGCTCCCGTGTCAGATAAAGAGGAAACATCTAGAAGTTTGCACAATAGAGAGACTGAAAATAATGAACCAACAGCATCTGAGGATGGTCAAAGAGAGATTAATGGGTTTTCTGCTGCAACTAGATTCAATGTCAGAAAGCCAAAAATG GATAAAAAACCATCTGACCTCAGTGAACAAGACCCTGAAG AAGATACGAATGGAGCAATTACAGAAGGCTCAAAGGATAGTGGTTATGGCATATACACATCAGATAAAGTATCATTGGAGGCCAAGAAAATAAAAAGGGCAAAGGTCACAACTTCTAACCATGTCAAACAACCACTAGTGACAAATGGTACAGCTGAGAATTCCGTAGGAACCGTTGAAGAGAGATTTCAAAGCAAAAGGGCTTCTAAACCATCCACATCAAGTGTTAAAAGCTCGAAGACCAACATAAGTCCTACCTATCCGGAAATCTCTGATGGAGGAGATAAAATGAGACAAAAGTCTCGAAGTAGAAAAATGTCTTCTGCCGAGGAAG GTGAAAACTCAAAAAGAGGCAGAGCTAGTGCTGACAAGAACCTGAAAGCACAGCGGCAAGTTGGCTCAGAAATGAAAGAACATACATCTAGAGGTGTTGTAACAAGGTCATCGCCTCACTTTGAACTTCTCCCACAAACACGAACTCGTTCCCAGTACCAGAAAATCACACAGAAGTAA